A portion of the Thermoplasmata archaeon genome contains these proteins:
- a CDS encoding DUF6485 family protein: MPRTCTQERNLQKCTCTYPTCSRKGLCCECIAHHRAHGELPGCLFPKDIEKTYDRSIEAFVRAYSR; the protein is encoded by the coding sequence ATGCCCAGAACCTGCACCCAGGAGAGAAACCTCCAGAAATGTACCTGCACCTACCCGACCTGCTCGAGGAAGGGGCTGTGCTGCGAGTGCATAGCCCACCATCGCGCCCACGGGGAGCTCCCCGGTTGCCTCTTCCCAAAGGACATTGAAAAGACCTACGACCGCAGCATCGAGGCCTTTGTCCGGGCCTACAGCAGATGA
- a CDS encoding PCI domain-containing protein — translation MMRNQETAHFGYEAFGVCLPLALILGILLLHIGLKAKREVSDFKKFAAYFKAYRRIKIPALASKMKLSEYETERRIIRCVRLRLLTGYIDRASDEFFNPPGMDGRVLISCPRCGGPVEQMLMKGETGKCPYCGSPLTADSNR, via the coding sequence ATGATGAGAAACCAGGAAACCGCCCACTTCGGCTACGAGGCTTTCGGAGTCTGTCTGCCACTCGCGCTGATACTTGGAATTCTGCTCCTGCACATTGGCCTGAAAGCCAAGCGTGAAGTGAGCGACTTCAAGAAGTTCGCGGCCTATTTCAAGGCCTACCGGAGAATAAAAATACCTGCCCTAGCCTCGAAGATGAAGCTCAGCGAGTACGAGACCGAGAGGCGCATAATCAGGTGCGTGAGGCTGCGGCTGCTCACGGGCTATATCGACAGGGCCTCGGACGAATTCTTCAACCCCCCAGGAATGGATGGGAGGGTTCTCATCAGCTGCCCCCGGTGCGGTGGACCGGTTGAACAGATGCTCATGAAGGGCGAGACGGGGAAGTGCCCCTACTGTGGGAGTCCGCTCACCGCCGACAGCAACAGGTGA
- a CDS encoding ubiquitin-conjugating enzyme E2, whose product MIHTIVVSDPTFSSFPVEIKVTLRGVPGPILRDGKVTHKFTHRFTMEITEDYPYHKPIVRWETPTFHPNVMLPEDGGYVCTRLLDEWDFNSTLLTFLKGIESLLSNPNPANPYGTDSCTRAAEYFNKHPYKPPEIIQSSRKAPRILANGEEDDEG is encoded by the coding sequence ATGATTCACACCATTGTGGTCTCCGACCCAACCTTCAGCAGCTTTCCCGTTGAAATCAAGGTGACTCTACGGGGTGTCCCAGGGCCGATACTGCGCGATGGCAAGGTCACGCACAAGTTCACCCACAGGTTCACGATGGAGATAACCGAGGACTACCCATACCACAAGCCCATCGTGAGGTGGGAGACCCCGACGTTCCACCCCAACGTGATGCTACCCGAGGACGGGGGCTACGTATGCACCAGACTCCTCGACGAGTGGGACTTCAACTCTACCCTGTTGACCTTCCTCAAGGGAATAGAATCCCTCCTCTCGAACCCCAACCCGGCCAACCCCTATGGGACCGACAGCTGCACTAGGGCCGCGGAGTACTTCAACAAGCACCCCTACAAGCCCCCTGAGATCATCCAGTCTAGCCGGAAGGCCCCTCGTATTCTCGCTAACGGAGAGGAAGACGACGAGGGCTGA
- a CDS encoding bifunctional lysine ketoglutarate reductase /saccharopine dehydrogenase family protein: MSIAHGGRALVARIGIRREDINRRERRAPLTPQDVRWLISEHGLEVIVEDSSLRVYTNVEYVRAGARVEKSLKECPVIFAIKEIPVSELEEGKTYIFFAHVIKGQEHNMPMLRRLMDLKCQLIDYERIVDDRGRRLIFFGRHAGLAGVIETLWALGQRLRWEGLATPFLNLRHAFDYDNLTAAKRALRELGNLVSRDGLPESLSPLIIGVTGYGNVAGGVWEMLRELPVKELSPDEIEEGLKAPSRHLIYAVTFKEEHMVEPVEPGRKFELQDYYQHPEKYRPRFERYLPHLTVLLNCIYWDARYPRLVTREYLRREGQHRLRVVGDISCDIRGSIEFTYKATEPDSPVFVYDPESDTIRDGVEGNGVVVMAVYNLPCEFPKESSESFSAALRPFVPEIAKADYSASFERIALQPTLKNAMILHKGELTPPYRYIVKFLEKR, from the coding sequence ATCTCGATTGCCCATGGGGGTAGAGCACTGGTAGCGAGGATAGGCATTCGCCGGGAGGATATCAACCGCCGGGAGCGGAGGGCCCCTCTCACCCCACAAGACGTCCGGTGGCTGATTTCTGAGCACGGGCTCGAGGTCATTGTTGAAGACTCAAGCCTGAGGGTCTACACGAACGTGGAATACGTGAGAGCCGGCGCAAGGGTGGAGAAGAGTCTTAAAGAGTGCCCTGTGATATTTGCGATTAAAGAAATTCCCGTGAGCGAGCTCGAGGAAGGAAAAACCTACATTTTTTTCGCACACGTCATCAAGGGCCAGGAGCATAACATGCCCATGCTCAGAAGGCTCATGGACCTGAAATGCCAATTAATAGACTATGAGAGAATAGTTGACGATCGCGGGCGGCGGCTGATCTTCTTCGGCCGACACGCCGGTCTCGCCGGAGTTATAGAGACGCTCTGGGCCCTCGGCCAGAGGCTCAGGTGGGAGGGCCTCGCCACCCCATTCCTCAACCTAAGGCACGCGTTCGATTACGATAACCTCACGGCGGCGAAGAGGGCCCTGCGCGAGCTTGGCAATCTGGTCTCGAGGGACGGTCTTCCAGAGAGCCTCTCCCCTCTCATCATCGGTGTCACTGGCTACGGGAACGTGGCGGGCGGGGTCTGGGAGATGCTCAGGGAGCTGCCCGTTAAGGAGCTCTCACCCGACGAGATAGAAGAAGGGCTAAAGGCGCCGTCCAGGCACTTGATCTATGCAGTTACCTTCAAAGAGGAGCACATGGTGGAGCCGGTTGAACCGGGCAGAAAGTTCGAGTTGCAGGATTACTATCAGCATCCGGAGAAGTACAGACCGCGCTTCGAAAGGTATCTTCCCCACTTGACGGTGCTCCTGAATTGCATATATTGGGACGCAAGATACCCGAGACTTGTGACCAGGGAGTACCTTAGGAGGGAGGGCCAGCACCGCCTCAGGGTCGTTGGGGACATCAGCTGCGACATCCGGGGCTCTATTGAATTCACTTATAAAGCTACGGAGCCAGACAGCCCCGTCTTTGTCTACGACCCGGAGAGCGACACTATCAGAGACGGGGTCGAGGGGAATGGGGTTGTTGTAATGGCCGTCTACAACCTCCCATGCGAATTTCCAAAAGAATCGTCTGAGAGCTTCAGCGCTGCTCTCAGGCCCTTCGTCCCAGAGATTGCGAAAGCTGACTATTCAGCCAGCTTCGAGCGAATAGCTCTCCAACCGACCCTGAAGAACGCAATGATACTTCACAAGGGAGAACTTACACCTCCATACCGATACATTGTTAAATTCTTGGAGAAACGATAG
- a CDS encoding ThiF family adenylyltransferase produces the protein MEPPITSSASKKPGDARSAGGGWTKKEKGGRPRKSGALVVLRPGYQDADRFERAKRIGWLDFGLIAKERVLVVGAGALGNEVVKNLILSGYRRISLVDMDRVVLSNLNRCVFFTEEDSTEKRFKAEVLAERARRLDPGAKVEPHVCRIEEMPERFIYRHGVVLGCLDNIAARLHLNAHTYPRGIPYIDGATLGTVGKVQNVLPPETPCLECGMNRTHMRVLEKRFSCTGRDFTFFDPKLAAEITTTSVVAAVQVREALKLTSRQRELCFRNIFYYDGKRNVSEILEVDRNPECPHHSKEVRA, from the coding sequence GTGGAACCGCCTATCACATCCAGTGCCTCAAAAAAACCGGGCGATGCCCGGTCTGCGGGAGGGGGATGGACGAAAAAAGAAAAGGGAGGCAGGCCCCGTAAGAGTGGAGCGCTGGTTGTCCTGAGGCCCGGGTACCAGGACGCGGACCGCTTCGAGAGGGCGAAGAGAATAGGCTGGCTGGACTTCGGGCTAATAGCAAAGGAGCGGGTCCTTGTGGTGGGGGCTGGGGCGCTGGGCAATGAGGTTGTGAAGAATCTAATCCTCTCTGGCTACCGACGAATCTCCCTCGTCGATATGGACCGCGTCGTGCTCTCGAATCTTAACCGGTGCGTCTTCTTCACGGAGGAAGACTCAACAGAGAAGCGGTTCAAGGCCGAGGTGCTCGCCGAGAGAGCCCGCCGGCTCGACCCCGGAGCGAAAGTAGAGCCGCACGTGTGCAGAATCGAGGAGATGCCGGAGAGGTTCATCTATAGGCACGGCGTCGTGTTGGGATGCCTGGACAACATCGCTGCCCGCCTCCACCTTAATGCCCACACCTATCCTCGCGGAATTCCGTACATCGACGGCGCCACGCTGGGGACGGTGGGGAAGGTGCAGAACGTCCTGCCTCCAGAGACGCCATGCCTGGAGTGCGGTATGAATAGGACCCATATGCGGGTATTGGAGAAGCGGTTCTCGTGCACGGGCAGGGACTTCACCTTCTTCGACCCCAAGCTTGCCGCTGAAATCACCACAACGAGCGTCGTTGCGGCGGTTCAGGTCAGGGAGGCTCTGAAGCTGACGAGCAGGCAGCGGGAGCTATGCTTCCGGAACATCTTCTACTACGATGGAAAAAGAAATGTCAGCGAAATTCTGGAGGTGGACCGCAACCCTGAGTGCCCCCACCACTCGAAGGAGGTGAGGGCGTGA
- a CDS encoding acetyl ornithine aminotransferase family protein: MEQRPFVRGKLPGQRGKEIVAKDSELLATSTKAAPVVAARGRGIYIEDVDGNVFMDFTCGAGVTNTGHCHPTVVEAIQRQAAELLHFAGTDFYYDVQVRLAERLVGITPGKFPKRVFFTNSGAESVEAAVKLARWTTRRPLFIGFIGAFHGRTMGALSFTASKLVHRARYFPTMPGVTHLPYAYCYRCPYKLEYPGCDLWCAKILEELYFQTLVPPDEVAAIVVEPIQGEGGYMVPPDDFFPALKRVAEKHGVLFIDDEVQAGFGRTGKWFCAEHYSVAPDIIAMAKGMGSGFPIGAIVFRRELDWSVKGAHSNTYGGNPVGCAASLATIEVIEKERLLENAARVGAHLHKRLLELQERHECIGDVRGKGLMQATEFVKSRKTKEPAPELRDRIELEALKKGLILLGCGRSTIRYIPPLIVTEEQIETAVDILDGAIKRAVRA, encoded by the coding sequence ATGGAGCAGAGGCCTTTCGTAAGGGGAAAGCTGCCGGGACAGCGGGGAAAGGAGATAGTTGCTAAGGATAGTGAGTTGCTGGCCACATCCACAAAGGCTGCGCCCGTAGTGGCGGCGCGGGGTAGGGGGATTTATATTGAGGACGTTGATGGAAACGTTTTCATGGACTTCACCTGCGGCGCGGGCGTGACAAACACCGGCCACTGCCACCCGACGGTCGTCGAGGCGATTCAGAGGCAGGCCGCAGAGCTGCTGCACTTCGCCGGCACAGACTTCTACTACGACGTTCAGGTTAGGCTAGCCGAGAGGCTCGTGGGGATAACGCCTGGGAAATTCCCGAAGAGGGTCTTCTTCACCAACAGCGGGGCCGAGTCTGTCGAGGCCGCCGTCAAGCTGGCGCGGTGGACGACCCGCAGGCCCCTTTTCATCGGCTTCATAGGCGCGTTTCATGGCAGAACGATGGGCGCTCTCTCGTTTACCGCAAGCAAGCTCGTTCACCGGGCGAGGTACTTTCCGACCATGCCCGGCGTCACCCACCTTCCCTACGCTTACTGCTACAGATGCCCATATAAGCTGGAGTATCCGGGCTGCGACCTCTGGTGCGCGAAGATACTGGAAGAACTCTACTTCCAGACCCTCGTGCCGCCAGACGAGGTCGCGGCGATCGTGGTCGAGCCGATTCAGGGCGAGGGGGGCTATATGGTCCCTCCCGATGACTTCTTCCCGGCGCTGAAGAGAGTCGCTGAAAAGCACGGGGTCCTTTTCATTGACGACGAGGTCCAGGCGGGCTTCGGGAGGACTGGGAAGTGGTTCTGCGCGGAGCACTACAGCGTCGCCCCCGACATCATCGCGATGGCGAAGGGCATGGGCTCCGGGTTCCCAATCGGGGCGATAGTCTTCAGGAGGGAGCTGGACTGGAGCGTCAAGGGCGCCCACTCTAATACCTATGGGGGCAACCCCGTTGGCTGTGCAGCCTCGCTGGCGACAATCGAGGTGATCGAGAAAGAGAGGCTCTTGGAGAACGCGGCTAGAGTCGGGGCGCATCTTCACAAGAGGCTCCTCGAGCTTCAGGAGAGGCACGAATGCATCGGTGATGTCAGGGGGAAGGGGCTGATGCAGGCGACGGAGTTTGTGAAGAGCAGAAAGACGAAGGAGCCCGCGCCGGAGCTGCGCGACAGGATAGAGCTCGAGGCGCTCAAGAAGGGCCTGATTCTGCTGGGCTGCGGCCGGAGCACGATAAGGTACATTCCGCCTCTGATAGTAACCGAAGAGCAGATAGAAACGGCCGTTGATATTCTTGACGGAGCAATTAAAAGGGCGGTCAGGGCATAG
- a CDS encoding AAA family ATPase, with translation MTEDLRGQDHQVQEQQGSEPQQQGGKDPNAWKEKTAGVIPDKCGGIIHCLIPSAREYRRQCLEKPRPPFIIEDLIPDPIEPGYIIIGGREGTGKTQFALQMAYAVASGELFLGLKTRRTVVAYLDLESSQYDLVQRTEKLERMYPTARDYIRCQHLDPLRLPTREQDFRRLIKGAELVILDNLQLAVAGNPDDPGDAKRFIDSIKQISQKEKVFFVLIHHLRKKFRSNGRIMDTDADDIRGPSIYKDLATTNILFEETAQPRDARGNSRPKTPDEQNSRQFTFWKVRLGKKSDAATRRFLTMTPRPKPIIPRKYPSPQRILRKKSATGKKVQPDIYGATGASGATGSIRAKPDPPSPPAIPVARGVC, from the coding sequence ATGACCGAGGACCTGAGAGGCCAGGACCATCAGGTCCAGGAACAGCAGGGCTCGGAGCCGCAGCAGCAAGGCGGCAAGGACCCCAATGCTTGGAAGGAGAAAACTGCCGGGGTTATTCCAGATAAATGTGGGGGGATAATTCATTGCCTCATCCCCTCAGCCAGGGAATACCGCAGGCAGTGCTTGGAGAAACCTCGACCGCCATTTATTATTGAGGACCTGATACCGGACCCCATCGAGCCCGGATACATTATTATCGGCGGAAGAGAAGGCACGGGGAAAACCCAATTTGCTTTGCAGATGGCTTACGCTGTGGCCAGCGGAGAACTATTTCTCGGGTTAAAGACTCGACGGACTGTGGTTGCTTATCTTGACCTGGAATCTTCCCAGTATGATTTGGTTCAGCGGACGGAAAAACTGGAGAGGATGTATCCAACCGCTAGAGACTATATTCGATGTCAGCATTTGGACCCTTTGCGTCTGCCCACCAGGGAGCAGGATTTCCGGAGATTGATAAAAGGTGCAGAGTTGGTGATTCTTGACAATCTTCAGCTGGCAGTCGCCGGAAATCCGGACGACCCTGGCGACGCCAAGCGGTTCATTGACAGCATAAAACAAATATCACAAAAGGAGAAGGTCTTTTTCGTTTTAATCCATCACCTTCGTAAAAAATTCAGGAGCAACGGGCGAATAATGGACACGGATGCTGATGACATTCGTGGTCCCTCTATATATAAGGATTTGGCCACTACCAATATCCTGTTTGAGGAGACGGCACAACCAAGAGACGCGCGAGGTAATTCTAGGCCGAAGACCCCCGATGAACAAAACAGCAGACAGTTTACTTTTTGGAAGGTCAGACTGGGGAAAAAATCCGACGCGGCGACAAGAAGATTCTTGACTATGACCCCCAGACCGAAACCTATTATCCCAAGGAAGTATCCGAGTCCTCAAAGAATCCTGAGGAAAAAGAGCGCAACCGGAAAAAAGGTACAACCGGATATCTATGGTGCAACCGGCGCAAGCGGTGCAACCGGCAGTATAAGGGCCAAACCAGACCCACCATCCCCACCGGCCATTCCGGTTGCGCGGGGGGTCTGCTAA
- a CDS encoding tandem-95 repeat protein → MTHGAPFKRAAVGLLALGLALGWSVLPTSKASVYQLSVSSLAPEWVKPLSGPVAIFGVNMYQDGGELLTAVAVNFTDASGAGHFDTSDLAPLSTSSSSGVAIYIDNKTKGTTGLFDQYDQPAPLSEVPAWTVVGNTFRTVLKMSGLQIPPSDLANYSGPDFFIVIRTSALASNGDNFTASLASGDVWVDGVPLVFSSVGTGVITVDAIEPRACAGDDFTAEEGEECTFYGGLSTDNVGIARFIWSFGDFGSDGVASGSFVSHTYKAPGRYTVVLNVTDPAGNSDEDTLVVTVLNINQPPEIISIPPSAGVQGRDYTYLMRAIDPDGDTLTFLKLEGPDGMIVDSSSGLVSWKPGVTDANRTFRVVLGVTDGIASPASQSYFLTVQNINDPPYFKSLPVLIALQGRPYFYQAEAEDPDHDAQLVFSIVAGPRGMSIEAFTGLVSWTPTNEQVGLNRIVLAVSDGEFTAYQSFEVNVTNANDPPQIHSLPPTIAQQGVLYEYQIRAYDPDGDELSYFLSAAPANMTIDQKKGLVAWTPRADQVGTVLVGLEVSDGLGGRASQSFHIRVMNVNDPPFIITSPPVTARQGSLFTYRVLAQDPDGDSLQFTLASHPDGMSLTQEGGDAAVLEWLPSQASIGKREVVIVASDSHGGVAVQAFQIMVQDVNDPPIFLGGAPGTAYQGRPYVAVVKAYDPDGDELHYSLLTALPDMQLDRRTGLLVWYPPTSQLGEYHIIVRVTDPSGAFVDAPLNITLLPTNEPPKVVSPGLLRAVVGVRFSCRIEAYDPDGDELVFSSDSALFVINATSGEFYFTPGPGDVGVHLFRVRVTDPEGLVDETEVVIEVRSRGDELQLGRVAGFGLAGLGGLSPWFVTVVWAVVVAVFLVDYWRLRAAEREEAERERGAGAKRRVRKVVAQRETRCGLCRQAVSIKASPGNYTCSCGTAYHIQCLKKTGRCPVCGRGMDEKRKGRQAP, encoded by the coding sequence ATGACCCATGGGGCACCCTTTAAAAGGGCGGCGGTCGGGCTGCTGGCGCTTGGCCTAGCTCTTGGATGGTCAGTACTTCCGACCTCCAAGGCCTCGGTCTATCAGCTCAGCGTCTCCTCCCTTGCTCCTGAATGGGTCAAGCCCCTCTCCGGGCCGGTTGCGATATTTGGAGTCAATATGTACCAGGACGGGGGCGAGCTCCTGACGGCCGTGGCGGTAAACTTCACGGACGCCAGCGGGGCTGGCCACTTCGATACATCCGACCTCGCGCCCCTCTCAACGAGTTCCTCGAGCGGTGTGGCTATTTATATTGACAACAAGACGAAGGGCACAACAGGGCTCTTCGACCAGTACGACCAGCCTGCGCCACTCTCGGAGGTCCCCGCCTGGACCGTCGTCGGCAACACCTTCAGGACCGTCCTCAAGATGAGCGGCCTTCAAATCCCTCCCAGCGACCTCGCCAATTATTCAGGACCGGATTTCTTCATTGTCATCAGAACAAGTGCCCTAGCCTCTAACGGTGACAATTTCACCGCCTCGCTAGCCTCGGGAGACGTATGGGTTGATGGCGTCCCCTTGGTTTTCTCGTCGGTGGGGACTGGGGTGATCACTGTTGATGCTATCGAGCCGCGCGCCTGCGCCGGCGATGACTTTACCGCAGAGGAGGGGGAGGAGTGCACATTTTACGGGGGCCTCTCAACGGACAATGTTGGGATTGCGCGATTTATATGGTCCTTTGGGGACTTTGGGTCCGATGGCGTGGCCAGCGGCTCCTTTGTTTCCCACACCTACAAAGCCCCTGGGCGCTACACCGTTGTGCTGAACGTCACCGATCCGGCCGGCAACTCTGATGAAGACACCCTGGTTGTGACCGTCTTGAACATCAACCAGCCCCCAGAGATTATCTCCATCCCTCCGAGCGCGGGGGTCCAGGGTAGGGACTACACATATTTAATGAGAGCCATAGACCCCGACGGCGACACCCTCACCTTCCTTAAACTCGAGGGCCCGGACGGAATGATTGTGGATTCTAGCTCCGGCCTTGTTTCCTGGAAACCGGGCGTCACAGACGCAAACCGTACTTTCAGGGTGGTTCTTGGCGTCACGGACGGCATAGCTTCACCGGCCAGCCAGTCCTATTTCCTCACCGTTCAGAACATCAACGACCCACCGTATTTTAAGAGCCTCCCGGTGCTCATCGCCCTTCAGGGGCGGCCCTATTTTTATCAAGCCGAGGCCGAGGACCCGGACCACGACGCCCAGCTTGTGTTCTCAATTGTGGCGGGGCCTCGCGGAATGTCCATCGAGGCATTCACGGGTCTCGTCAGCTGGACCCCGACCAATGAGCAGGTAGGGCTGAACCGTATTGTGCTGGCCGTCTCAGACGGCGAGTTCACGGCTTACCAGAGCTTCGAGGTGAATGTAACCAATGCCAACGACCCCCCGCAGATTCACTCCCTTCCTCCGACCATCGCCCAGCAGGGTGTGCTATATGAGTACCAGATTCGGGCTTACGACCCGGACGGCGACGAGCTCTCCTATTTCCTCAGCGCAGCCCCGGCCAATATGACCATTGACCAAAAAAAAGGTCTAGTGGCGTGGACGCCCCGGGCGGACCAGGTAGGGACTGTCTTGGTCGGTCTGGAGGTCTCCGACGGTTTAGGAGGGCGGGCGAGCCAGAGCTTCCATATCAGGGTTATGAATGTGAATGACCCACCGTTCATCATCACTTCTCCCCCTGTGACCGCGCGCCAGGGGAGCCTTTTCACGTATAGGGTGCTTGCGCAGGACCCCGACGGCGATTCTCTCCAATTCACCCTCGCCTCTCATCCCGACGGAATGAGCCTCACCCAGGAGGGTGGGGACGCGGCCGTGCTCGAGTGGCTACCCTCCCAGGCATCGATCGGGAAACGCGAGGTTGTCATAGTCGCATCGGACAGCCATGGTGGGGTGGCGGTTCAGGCCTTTCAGATAATGGTACAGGACGTCAACGACCCGCCAATTTTCCTCGGAGGCGCTCCAGGCACGGCCTATCAGGGCCGGCCTTACGTGGCCGTGGTGAAGGCGTACGATCCCGACGGAGACGAGCTCCACTACTCGCTTCTCACGGCTCTCCCCGACATGCAGCTCGACAGAAGGACCGGCCTGCTAGTCTGGTACCCACCCACGAGCCAGCTGGGCGAGTACCACATCATCGTCAGGGTAACCGACCCAAGCGGCGCCTTTGTCGACGCTCCTCTCAATATCACACTACTCCCGACAAACGAGCCCCCGAAAGTCGTTTCCCCTGGTCTCCTGCGGGCCGTGGTTGGGGTTAGGTTCAGTTGCAGAATCGAGGCCTATGACCCCGATGGGGACGAACTCGTTTTCTCATCGGACTCAGCACTCTTCGTTATCAACGCCACAAGCGGTGAGTTCTATTTCACACCAGGGCCGGGGGATGTGGGAGTGCATCTATTCAGGGTTCGGGTCACGGACCCAGAGGGGCTTGTGGATGAGACCGAGGTGGTTATTGAAGTAAGGAGCAGAGGGGACGAGCTTCAGCTCGGGAGGGTGGCCGGCTTCGGGCTCGCCGGTTTGGGCGGGTTGAGCCCTTGGTTCGTGACGGTAGTCTGGGCGGTGGTCGTGGCGGTTTTCCTGGTGGACTACTGGAGGTTGAGGGCAGCGGAGAGGGAGGAGGCGGAGCGCGAGAGGGGGGCGGGAGCAAAGAGGCGGGTCCGGAAGGTCGTGGCCCAAAGGGAGACCAGATGCGGGCTGTGCAGGCAGGCGGTAAGTATTAAGGCCTCGCCGGGCAATTATACCTGTTCCTGTGGAACCGCCTATCACATCCAGTGCCTCAAAAAAACCGGGCGATGCCCGGTCTGCGGGAGGGGGATGGACGAAAAAAGAAAAGGGAGGCAGGCCCCGTAA
- a CDS encoding saccharopine dehydrogenase C-terminal domain-containing protein yields the protein MGGVLVLGAGMISRPMVSYLLDHTKYPVVVASRTISKVRRILGGHPRGEAKEVDATKADVLEPLVRDAELVVSLLPYVHHPMVARICLKHGKHLVTTSYVSPAMRALDPDFKSAGLISLNEIGLDPGIDHMSAMRVIDSVKREGGEIEAFSSYCGALPAPEAALNPFGYKFSWSPRGVLLASRNAARFLKDGKVVDIPGNELFENYTFKEVPGVGWFEEYPNRDSIPYLDTYGIRSARTMYRATLRNIGWCETMRKIAELGLLDDTERGGLENLTWAGLMAEKLGCGSGDIKSALARRLKVPVGSTVIKRLEWLGLLADERVPAEKSVLDALTALMLRKLSYGDRERDMVVLHHEFVARMGDGATRYLTSTLVDFGVPGGDTAVARTVSYPAAIAVRLILEGKITARGVQVPVIPEIYEPVLKELEGLGIKTVERSGASGMEFRDESNRTK from the coding sequence ATGGGCGGCGTGCTTGTTCTAGGCGCGGGAATGATATCGAGGCCTATGGTCAGTTACCTTCTGGACCATACGAAGTACCCCGTGGTCGTCGCTAGCAGAACAATCAGCAAGGTCCGGAGAATTCTCGGTGGCCACCCGCGAGGTGAGGCAAAGGAGGTTGATGCCACAAAGGCTGATGTCCTCGAGCCGCTGGTCAGAGACGCGGAGCTTGTCGTCAGTCTACTTCCTTATGTACACCATCCAATGGTGGCCCGTATATGTCTGAAGCATGGGAAGCACCTAGTCACCACATCTTATGTGAGCCCTGCAATGAGGGCCCTAGATCCAGATTTTAAGAGCGCTGGCCTCATCAGCCTCAACGAAATCGGTCTCGACCCCGGCATAGACCACATGTCGGCAATGAGGGTGATTGACAGCGTAAAGAGGGAGGGAGGGGAGATAGAGGCATTCAGCTCATACTGTGGCGCCCTGCCCGCCCCCGAGGCCGCCCTCAACCCCTTCGGCTACAAATTCTCCTGGAGCCCGAGGGGCGTCCTCCTCGCCTCCCGCAACGCCGCCCGCTTCCTCAAGGATGGGAAAGTGGTCGATATTCCCGGAAACGAGCTCTTTGAAAACTACACCTTCAAGGAAGTCCCGGGGGTCGGCTGGTTCGAGGAGTACCCCAACCGCGACTCCATTCCCTATCTTGACACCTACGGCATCCGGAGCGCGAGGACAATGTACAGGGCCACCCTCCGGAACATCGGCTGGTGCGAGACGATGAGAAAGATCGCGGAGCTTGGCCTGCTGGACGACACAGAGAGGGGCGGCCTCGAGAACCTCACCTGGGCCGGATTGATGGCCGAAAAGCTGGGCTGCGGCTCCGGCGACATAAAGTCCGCCCTAGCCAGAAGACTTAAAGTCCCTGTTGGCTCCACCGTCATTAAGCGGCTTGAGTGGCTGGGCCTGCTTGCCGATGAGAGAGTACCTGCGGAAAAAAGCGTTCTGGACGCCCTCACAGCGCTGATGCTCCGGAAGCTCAGCTACGGCGATCGCGAGAGGGACATGGTCGTGCTCCACCATGAGTTTGTGGCGAGGATGGGAGACGGCGCGACGAGGTACCTGACCTCCACACTCGTGGACTTCGGCGTACCGGGCGGAGACACGGCCGTGGCGCGGACCGTGAGCTATCCTGCGGCGATAGCCGTCCGGCTGATTCTGGAGGGAAAGATTACTGCCCGCGGGGTTCAGGTGCCCGTGATACCAGAAATATACGAGCCCGTTCTGAAGGAGCTGGAGGGGCTGGGAATTAAGACCGTCGAGAGGAGCGGGGCCTCGGGAATGGAATTCCGGGACGAGTCCAATCGCACAAAGTAA